The genomic interval TCTCCACAAAATATCCAACGGCTTCTCCGGGTGGAAAAATACCGATTTTTGTTTCCTCCTGGACCAAGACCCTGAGTGATGGGGAACACCCCGGAGCTCGGTGCAGAGGAGCCGCACTGATTTAGGAGGGAGAGAGCTCTCCAAGCCCATGGATGGGGGGGAAAGGCAGCTCTGGGGGTGCAACATCCGCAGCTCGGCACGCTTTCGCCATGCaaaacttgctttttttgttgttctcttggttttttgttttgttttttgattttttcccctcccGCCGGTTCATCCCGTAGGTTTCCCCTCCCGGGTGCCGCCAGCGAGCGCAGCTGCTGGGTGCTGAAAGGGCTGCGGGTGCAGCCGGAGGTTTGCAGCGCCGAGTACAAGTGGGTTTGCCGAAAAGCCGCTTTTCACCTCTAAAAAGGGTCAGCGGCACGAGGGTCCCCGGCGACGCGCTCGGCTTTCAAAAATCATTTGTTTGGTGATTAAATCGGTGCTGGAAACGCAGCTCTCCATGGTTTCCAAGGGATGGGGGGTTTTTGGTGGATTtatcccagaaaaaaaacccttctgcgAGGGAAACGGTCAGCCAGGTGATTCCAAAATttgaagaaaaggtgaaaaaacccCAATTTCCATGGAAATTTGGTGCATTCGGGGTGGTCCAGCCGGGGTTTGGGATGTTTTCTCTGCTTAGACACTAAAAAGGGGGAACAGGGTGAATCTGTGGCCTGGAACAGCCTCGATCCAAAGAGCCACCGGAGGAGATTTTGAGTAAATTCAGCAAAAAGTCGACATCGCCGGCGCGCACAGAAATTACCGCGAAGACGATTCAGACCCGTTTCCAGGTTCCCACTcaaaaaatcccatttctttcCCCGGGGCCCAATTTAATGGATGAAGTAATGTCAGAATTAATCAAAATGATCAGATAATTTGATTGCCTTGAGCAAAGAACCAATTTGGCATCAGGGCGCTGAACGCGCCACAGAGCCGCAACTTCACCTGGATAATGGAAAATTAAGAATTGCAAGGACTTATTTTGAAAAATAGATCAAACTTGGGGATGTAAATGAGAATTAAAGAAAAACCGAGGCAACCAAACCGCTTCGTTAGCCTTAGATGAACTAAAACCCCTGTGAAATCACAATATTGATTTGCATCGGAGCAAATCTTGAAAATTAAGCGTTGGGATTTATGctttatgcagatttttttttgaaggagaagTCTTTTAGTGGACGTGGCGTACAAATAATTGACTTCATaaagagacaaaataaaataagGCGTTTAGACGGGAGGTTTTGGGTTAAATTTACTTCTGGGGGACGGAGGCGAGTTGAGTTTCGCTGCGCGGGAGGAGTGCGGTGTGCTGCAGAATTCGCTTTCCTCAGGGGAGCGAACACTCCGCTGAGTGCCAGGAGCCATCACGAAGCTCGAGAtgattttctattattttctattattttctattattttctatttctataattttATTGTCCCTACTCCATatttctgcagagctgccactcttctccccctccccgctTCAGCCTCGGCCATTTTGAGCCCCCGACACTCTTACTGTAAgaaattttcccctttttctaCCAAATCGTGTGCAGAGGTGGTTAAATTATCTTAGAAAAGCCCTCTCGGGGACCCTTTGCAACCTCAGGCCTTCCTCGGGGAGCTTGAGAGCAGCTGGCTTAAGACCTTGCTAAGACACTAATGTAttcaaaaataagtaaaatattaaaatactatatatatagagagagagatatatatatggGATCCCGtgtggggcagccctggggggccAAGGCAGCCTTGGGGGGGTCGTTGTGCGGCTCAGGGAGTTTGGTGGTGGTCAAATGCAGACGCCTCCTCCTTCTTACAGCAAAAACCAAAAAGTATTTATTATATTCTGAGGACATTTCTAATCAATCACACGTTAATTACTCGGAAATACGTCCTGAACATGgggaacagcagaagaaatgggggggaggggggaaagcacATCTTCATGATGACAAAAATCAGTTTCAAACTGAGGTAGTGGCTGGTATTAATGCAAAGACTAGGAAAAATCCGATTTTTAATTTGATTAAAATTGTGACAGACACCGAGGTGAGCAAAAGAAACCTTCAGAGGGGGCTGAGTTTGGGAGAAAACCCCAAGTTTTCAGCTCAAAACCAGCTCGGTGAAGCCCAGCTCCCGCTAATGAACTTTGGACAAATCCAAAAACAGCGGCTTTGAGATGAGAGGAGCTCGGACCCGAACCCCCCTTGGATTTAACCCAGAATGGAGACATCGAAGATGCAGGTAGGACCATGAGCTGAACTGGAAATGACTCCAAGACCTGGAAAATAAGAGCTGAGGAGCATCCAGGAGCGTTTCCAACCACCGCGGAGGGACCCCGTCAGCGCATCAGCCCTTGGGGGACAGCTTGATGGTGGAGAGGAGCACGCAGAAGTAGGGGAAGACCCTCTCTCCGCTGAAGGAGGCCACGGGGAAGGTGAAGACGCGTTGGCGGCTGCCGACGGCGTAGAAGGAGACCTGTCCCACCTCGTAGTCCAGGTAGACCCCAATCTCCCCGTTGAGGAGCGGGACAGAGGTGTTGGAAGGAGAAGTGAGGGCCACGCAGAGCTCGTCGTACTTCTGCAAGCCCCAAATCTCGGCGTTGGGCTTGAAGAGGACCCTGCCTTTCCTCTGGACCGACTCGCGGGCCACCCCAACAGCCCAGAAGCGCCCGTTGGCCTCCACCTCCCAGTAGTGACGGCCCGAGGTGAAGCCCTCGCTGCCCAACATGCACGGGTCAGTGTCGAACTGGCCCGGCCCCTCGGGCCACCGGCGTCCAGGTCTACCCCAGGTGGCCTCTTTGAGGTCCTCGGAGAGAATCACCTCGGGACCCGCCGTGGCTGGATCCAGGGTCACGTCCACTGGAGAACAAAGCAGAGAAGGAGTCAGCAGCCAAACTCAGAGGTAGAGCACACACGCGCCCCCAAAATCCCCTTCACTGGGTATTTCtcagggagaaagggagaggcgTGGTGAGGTCGGAGATGCAGGAGCCAAGAGATGGAGGTTGGAGATGGAGGatctccaggccaggctggagatGGAGCCAAGAGATGGAGGTTGGAGATGGAGGAGCCAAGGGACGGAGGTCGGAGATGGAGGatctccaggccaggttggagaTGGAGGAGCCAAGAGATGGAGGatctccaggccaggttggagaTGGAGGAGCCAAGAGATGGAGGatctccaggccaggttggagaTGCAGGAGCCAAGAGATGGAGGatctccaggccaggttggagaTGCAGGAGCCAAGAGATGGAGGATCTCCAGGCCAGGTCAGAGATGGAGGTCAGAGATGGAGGAGCCAAGAGATAGAGGTCGGAGATGGAGGatctccaggccaggttggagaTGCAGGAGGCAAGAGACAGAGGTTGGAGATGGAGGAGCCAGGGAGAcagagggcagagctggaggatcTCCAGCTCCACTGGCCACCTTGCTTGAGGCAGCCCACAAGACGTCAGGAACCGGCTCTTTGCTCCTCTCCGGCCGCCTTTGGTTACCTTCAAACTGCTTTGCCGCATGGTAGTCCAGGGCGAGATCCCACGTGCGCGGCCGTGGTTTGAGGAAGAAAGCCATCGCGCCCGCGACGTCCTCCCCTCCCAGCTGGAGacacagaaagggaaaagaaagaagaaaattaaataattctcCTACCAGCTGGCACGTCTCAGCTTTTCGCCCCTTTTTATGCCAGAAAACGGGTTCAGCCGCTGCGTTTAATCAAAATATTTGACAGCAAATGCCATTTTTTCTCCAGCGGTTGCGAAGGAGCTCGGTTCGTCTGTGGGAAGACCCCCAGAGCTGGATTAAATTTATTCATTCCCCGATGATTacgaagggaagaggaggagcacGTTGGGATGGAGTTGGAGATACGACTGTATCCAAAAATCGCGATTCCTCGCGCTGGAAAACATCTTCAACCCCTCCCTGCCTCCACCGTTCATTTTCTCGGGCGATCGGATCCTTCCAGGGTTTATTTGAGTGAGAAAAATCCCTGAAATGGAGAGAAGCCAAGTCCGGCGCTCGCGCCCGGAGAAATCCTGCGAGAGGCAGAGAAATTTGCCACTGGCCCCGGGGTCAATGTGCGGGGGGGAGATAAGGGCCGGCGCCAAAGGGCCTCGAATCCGGCCTCCGAAACCCAGCGCGGGGCTCTGGGTGCCGACACGGTGCTGCCCGCAGTAACGggtgctggaaaaaaacccagaaatggtTGGACAGACGGCGCCGCCGTGGTCGGAAACCGACAGGCCGCTGCTTTTCCGCGTGTTTTTCCCAGGAAAACTGCCCCGAGGGGAATTAAAGCAGCGGGTGggtgagggaaagggggggaaaggtgGGAAAAATCCCCCTTAAATTCAGATATAAGCAGGAGCCGTGCGGCTGCTGGCCCAAATTTCCGCAGCCGGATCGTTACGGGCAGACGAGAAGCGATTAATAACCGTGCCCAACCACCCCAAAACACCTTTAAATCCCAGGGAAAGATCCCGAGGGCAAAGTAAAGGTAAATCCGCTTTCCTTCCCTGGCTGAGGGGATGGTGAAAGCGCTcaaaatctcctttttttcccccaaaaaaagacaGCAGGGTGACGTAACCCACCTGGAAGCACTGGGATTTTTCCCTCTTGTGACCCTTTTGGGGTTTTCCTTGGTTTTGGGGTTCCTCCGGCTGCTTTTCCTCCACCAGCTGCTTCTCCGctcgggtttttttccccttttctcagaggtttttcccctctctgagttttttcccctctccctggcaccgGCTCAGTGAAAGCTCGGTCCCGTCTCTGCCTCCGCCAGCTTTTATCGGCTGGGGGGGAGGAGACCTCCAATCTCCCACCCGCAGACAGGGCCACGACGCGCTCCGATACCTCCTGCACCTTCCGATTGCGCCTGTTCCCCCCATTTCAGGGCCATTTCTCAACTGGggacagagaggaggaaaaaagaaaaagtggtgcAGAAAATGTGCATTATTGCGGCATGAGGAGGAAACGGGGGGAATTTTGGCCCTAAACCTGGCTGCGGCCCCTTCCACACGACAGAGCCGAGGATGGGAGCGGCGAGGTGTGCGCCAGTAAAGCCTGGAAAGGAGAGAGCTCGTGGGTGAGGAAATTCGCACCTGCGGAGCCGGCCACGAAGATTTTTGGGGGATCTGCTGAGCTGCGAGGTGAGATCGGTTCCCTACGGCCCCTCAagcctcttccccccccaaaatggtgcaaagccaaaatattttgatttcttggTGGGGAAGTGAACGGCGACCGAAGGCGCTGGCAGAGGTTCTGGGCTGCAGCGAGCGAAGCAGCACCTGGACTCGGGCGGttcgggaggaagaggaggctgcccGAGTGAAGGCAGCTCGGGGGGAGCCGGAGCGCAGCCGGGACCGGCGAACCTCCCCAGGTCCTCTCGCCCCGTTTTCCCTGCCCTTACCCTGCTCGGGTTCCAGGCGAACCTCGGGAGCCCAGCGCGGTTCCTCTCCCGCAGCTCTCGCGGACAGaagcggggtgcggggagggtgAGGAAGAGCGGGACGCGGCCCGAGAGCCCCGAGCAGGGCAGGAGCCGGCGGGGGGCACAgcgtgggaggtgggggggattCGGGACCCGCCGCAGACCCCGCGCTCCGCCCCTCCCCGCTTAGAAACCGGCCGCGCGGCgccgagctgctgctgctcgccATTCGATAAAccgaaaaataaaattaaaaaaagttttaaatacagAGGATAAATTTTAAGGCGTTTATTGATTCTGAGAGCCTGGGGAGGAGACAACGGCTGAACGAGGGGCAGCGGCACGCGGAGCGTCGGACCGGGTTGAGAACTGCGCCGCCACGCACCCACGCACGCCTACGCGTGAGCGGACCTGATTGAGGACACACCCCCCCCAGAAGCGCTTTACCCACGGagagcagcccccccacccctcagCGCAGCGACTCCGGGCAGCGGCCGTCCCTCGGCGCAGCTCTTTTAGTGCCGCCTCGCCCTTGCCCGGTGCGGCTCTTCCAGTGCCGCCTCACCCCACCCTTAACTCCTCCCGTCCTCAGCGCAGCTCCCTCACTGATACCCGGGCAGCGGCCGTCCCTCGGTGCAGCTCTTTTAGCGCcgcccccactccccccccagcGCAGCAGGTGCCACCTCGCTCCGCCCAGAGCTCCTCGGTGCCACGGGGCAGCGGCCGTCCCGCGGTGCAGCTCCTCCAACATCAGCCCCGGCGCGGCCCTCACGCTCAGGCTGGGCGGCAGTGGTCCCTCGGCGCAGCTCTTTTAGTGCCGCCTCACCCTCCCCTcggtgcagcccccagcaccgcctCACCCCCCCTTAACTCCTCCCGTCCCTCAGCGCAGCTCCCTCACTGACACGCGGGCAGCGGCCGTCCCTCGGCGCAGCTCTTTTAGTGCCGCCTCGCCCTTGCCCGGTGCGGCTCTTCCAGTGCCGCCTCACCCCACCCTTTAACTCCTCCCGTCCctcagcgcagctccctcagtgACACTTTGGCAGCGGCTGTCCCGCGGTGCAGCTCCTTCAACATCAGCCCCGACGCGGTCCCCAGTCAGGCTGGGCGGCAGCGGTCCCCCGGCGCAGCTCTTTTAGTGCCGCCTCACCCCTCGCCCTCCCTCCACTGACACCCGGGCAGCGGCCGTCCctcagcgcagctccctcagtgACACCGCGGCAGCGACTGTCCCGCGGTGCAGCTCTTTTAGCGccgccccactccccccccaGCGCAGCAGGTGCCACCTCGCTCCGCCCAGAGCTCCTCGGTGCCACGGGGCAGCGGCCGTCCCGCGGTGCAGCGCCTTCAACATCAGCCCCAGAGCGGCCCTCGGCCTGGGCGGCAGCGGTCCCTCGGCGCAGCTCTTTTAGTGCCGCCTCACCCTCCCCTcggtgcagcccccagcaccgcctCACCCCCCCTTAACTCCTCCCGTCCCTCAGCGCAGCTCCCTCACTGACACGCGGGCAGCGGCCGTCCCTCGGCGCAGCTCTTTTAGTGCCGCCTCGCCCTTGCCCGGTGCGGCTCTTCCAGTGCCGCCTCACCCCACCCTTAACTCCTCCCGTCCctcagcgcagctccctcagtgACACCCCGGCAGCGGCCGTCCCTCGGCGCAGCTCTTTCAGCGCcgcccccactgccccccccccagcgcagCAGGTGCCACCTCGCTCTGCCCAGAGCTCCTCGGTGCCACGGGGCAGCGGCTGTCCCGCGGTGCAGCTCCTCCAACATCAGCCCCGGCGCGGCCCTCACGCTCAGGCTGGGCGGCAGTGGTCCCTCGGCGCAGCTCTTTTAGTGCCGCCTCACCCTCCCCTcggtgcagcccccagcaccgcctCACCCCCCCTTAACTCCTCCCGTCCCTCAGCGCAGCTCCCTCACTGACACGCGGGCAGCGGCCGTCCCTCGGCGCAGCTCTTTTAGTGCCGCCTCGCCCTTGCCCGGTGCGGCTCTTCCAGTGCCGCCTCACCCCACCCTTTAACTCCTCCCGTCCctcagcgcagctccctcagtgACACTTTGGCAGCGGCTGTCCCGCGGTGCAGCTCCTTCAACATCAGCCCCGACGCGGTCCCCAGTCAGGCTGGGCGGCAGCGGTCCCCCGGCGCAGCTCTTTTAGTGCCGCCTCACCCCTCGCCCTCCCTCCACTGACACCCGGGCAGCGGCCGTCCctcagcgcagctccctcagtgACACCCCGGCAGCGACTGTCCCGCGGTGCAGCTCTTTTAGCGccgccccactccccccccaGCGCAGCAGGTGCCACCTCGCTCCGCCCAGAGCTCCTCGGTGCCACGGGGCAGCGGCCGTCCCGCGGTGCAGCGCCTTCAACATCAGCCCCAGAGCGGCCCTCGGCCTGGGCGGCAGCGGTCCCTCGGCGCAGCTCTTTTAGTGCCGCCTCACCCTTGCCCGCTGCGGCTCTTCCAGTGCCGCCTCACCCCACCCTTAACTCCTCCCGTCCCTCAGCGCAGCTCCCTCTGTGACACTTTGGCAGCGGCTGTCCCGCGGCGCAGCTCTTTTAGCGCCGCCTCGCTCCTCTCCATCCACGCAGCTCTCGGTGCCACCTCGCTCCGCCCAGAGCTCCTCGGTGACACGGGGCGGCAGCGGTCCCTCGGAGCAGCTCTTTTAGTGCCGCCTCGCCCTTGCCCGGTGCAGCTCTTCCAGTGCTGCTCACCCCCTCCCGTCCCTCAGCACAGCTCCTCCAATGACACGGGGCAGCGGCCGTCCCTCGGAGCAGCTCTTTTAGTGCCGCTTCACCCTCCCCTcggtgcagcccccagcaccgcctCCCCCTTCCCTCAGTGACACTTTGGCAGCGGCCGTCCTTCAGAGCAGATCTTTTAGTGCCGCcgcacccctcccctccctcaccGCCCCATCGTAACCACCCCTCGGCGCAGCTTTTATTACCCCCTCACCCCCCGCACCTTTCGCTCAGCGCACCCCCCGCTCGCTGCCGCCTCGCCGGGCCCTCGGAGCAGCTCTTTCAGTGACGCGAggcagcacccacccccccccggtgcggcTCTTTCCCCGCCTCGCCCGGCCCTCGGAGCAGCTCTTTCAGTGGCGAGGCGGCGGCCGCCCCTCGGTGCAGCCCATTCTTCGCACCTCACCGCCACACCCCGAAAAAACAACGAAAAACCAGTTTATTCCCTCGCTCCAAGCCCCGCTGAAAGAAGCCGGCACCCCCCACTCTCCCGTGACCAGCTCCGCCGCTGAACCCCCTAACGTGGCTCTTAAAAGAGCCTTTGAGTTCAACTTTCACTGCTCCATCCACCGCGGTCTTACGACTCAGCCGCCGCCAGCGCCGGACCCGcggcccgctccgcgcccccggccgcctgctctgctgctgccgccACCTTTCCCCGCGGTCTTCCCCGCGGTCTTCCCCCCTTCTTCAGCCGCTGCGCGGTGGCTTTAGCGCGCCTCGgccctttcctcttcccagccGGGCGCTTACTGGTTTCACCGGCCGCCCTCCCGCGCCGCCCGCTTCTCTCCGCCTTCTTCTTACCGATACGGAACGACCCGGCGACGCCGCTACCAGTCACCCGCTTCAGGAGCTCTTTGTCGAGC from Opisthocomus hoazin isolate bOpiHoa1 unplaced genomic scaffold, bOpiHoa1.hap1 HAP1_SCAFFOLD_123, whole genome shotgun sequence carries:
- the LOC104332265 gene encoding butyrophilin subfamily 2 member A2 gives rise to the protein MAFFLKPRPRTWDLALDYHAAKQFEVDVTLDPATAGPEVILSEDLKEATWGRPGRRWPEGPGQFDTDPCMLGSEGFTSGRHYWEVEANGRFWAVGVARESVQRKGRVLFKPNAEIWGLQKYDELCVALTSPSNTSVPLLNGEIGVYLDYEVGQVSFYAVGSRQRVFTFPVASFSGERVFPYFCVLLSTIKLSPKG